A genomic region of Zea mays cultivar B73 chromosome 6, Zm-B73-REFERENCE-NAM-5.0, whole genome shotgun sequence contains the following coding sequences:
- the LOC100193932 gene encoding uncharacterized protein LOC100193932 has product MTAGRSFLSRPMLCTAPSLGLQLVVLPASSFFFPQPRSSPYLLSLPHCSRASPAPLPRPACSSSWPRAQILCSTAPPAARARALCASLAIAGSGALLLPNHGVLCSLCRPERPARIPLAELSFPSAVCRPGASSSCCARLASCIAPSRVLHSRLLLPGAARSVQPHLLSHGRARSFRLVAPWIPWPSRPGSLPRVPCSARRSPCSLWTRSSLRRAQAVSRSSLPKSLPRPSPSSRRELHALKFVHRLLPICHALRRSSWTSSSTHVVPTTCSLTPMI; this is encoded by the coding sequence ATGACCGCCGGTCGCTCCTTTCTGTCCCGCCCGATGCTCTGCACTGCCCCATCGCTTGGCCTCCAGCTCGTCGTTCTCCCTGCTTCAAGCTTTTTTTTTCCCCAGCCACGGAGCTCGCCGtacctcctctctcttcctcacTGTTCACGCGCGTCCCCAGCTCCTTTGCCACGCCCGGCCTGCTCTTCTTCATGGCCGCGCGCCCAGATTCTCTGCTCGACCGCGCCCCCTGCTGCGCGCGCTCGTGCGCTCTGCGCTTCGCTCGCCATCGCAGGCAGCGGCGCCCTGCTTCTCCCCAACCACGGCGTCCTCTGCTCCCTCTGCCGACCGGAACGCCCTGCTCGGATTCCGCTCGCGGAGCTCTCTTTCCCCAGCGCCGTTTGCCGTCCTGGTGCAAGCTCCAGCTGCTGCGCCCGACTGGCTTCCTGCATCGCGCCCAGCCGCGTTCTTCACAGCCGGCTGCTGCTCCCTGGCGCAGCTCGTTCAGTCCAGCCGCACTTGCTTTCCCATGGCCGCGCGCGAAGTTTTCGGCTCGTCGCGCCCTGGATTCCCTGGCCTTCGCGCCCTGGCTCTCTGCCCAGAGTTCCCTGTTCTGCTCGGCGCTCTCCCTGCTCGCTCTGGACGCGCAGCTCTCTTCGTCGCGCCCAGGCCGTATCCCGCTCCAGCTTACCGAAGTCCCTCCCACGGCCGTCTCCCTCAAGCCGCCGTGAGCTCCATGCTCTGAAATTCGTGCATCGCCTCCTTCCCATTTGTCATGCCTTGCGACGCTCGTCATGGACCTCGTCGTCGACCCACGTTGTGCCCACGACGTGCTCGTTGACTCCGATGATTTGA